From Lytechinus pictus isolate F3 Inbred chromosome 6, Lp3.0, whole genome shotgun sequence, the proteins below share one genomic window:
- the LOC129262853 gene encoding calmodulin-like: protein MVLEKLTDEQMARFKEAFAVFDKNGDGTITCAELGEALKSAGWTVPDEEIKELIKQVDLDGNGSVSFDEFVKVVVQALQRLEAEVRAAFQAMDKDGSGSLSHDEVKQVFADFGEKLSDKDVDALIKEADKDGDGTVNYDEFVAMLLK, encoded by the exons gTTCTTGAGAAGCTTACTGACGAACAAATGGCAC GCTTCAAGGAAGCTTTTGCCGTGTTTGATAAGAACGGAGATGGAACCATAACATGTGCAGAGTTGGGCGAGGCATTGAAATCAGCTGGCTGGACCGTACCTGATGAAGAAATCAAGGAATTAATCAAACAAGTTGATTTAGATG GAAATGGATCAGTCAGCTTCGATGAGTTCGTGAAAGTGGTCGTCCAGGCTCTTCAGAGGTTAGAGGCCGAGGTTCGAGCTGCATTCCAGGCTATGGATAAGGATGGCAGCGGTTCACTGag CCATGATGAGGTCAAACAGGTCTTTGCTGACTTCGGTGAGAAGCTGAGTGACAAGGATGTCGATGCATTGATCAAGGAAGCTGACAAAGATGGTGACGGAACAGTAAATTATGATG AATTCGTTGCGATGCTGTTGAAGTAA